The proteins below come from a single Crossiella sp. CA-258035 genomic window:
- a CDS encoding DinB family protein: MTNERTQTLAMLAETRQTLLITLRGLTDEQAGARSTVSELTLGGILRHLISGERNWTRVLLTGDGTLPEGMLDEDQYLMPADRSLAELRAEYLAVAKMTDTAFATADLDARILLPQTPWSPPEPQFWSARQILLHLFRETAQHAGHADLIRESLDGANTTAQLGADE; this comes from the coding sequence ATGACGAACGAGCGCACCCAGACCCTGGCCATGCTGGCCGAGACCCGCCAGACCCTGCTGATCACCCTGCGCGGCCTCACCGATGAGCAGGCGGGCGCCAGGAGCACGGTGAGCGAGCTGACCCTCGGCGGCATCCTGCGCCACCTGATCTCGGGCGAGCGGAACTGGACCCGGGTGCTGCTGACCGGCGACGGCACCCTGCCGGAAGGCATGCTGGACGAGGACCAGTACCTGATGCCGGCGGACCGGTCACTGGCCGAGCTGCGCGCGGAGTACCTGGCGGTGGCCAAGATGACCGACACCGCCTTCGCCACCGCGGACCTGGACGCCAGGATCCTGCTGCCGCAGACCCCGTGGTCCCCGCCGGAACCCCAGTTCTGGTCGGCCCGGCAGATCCTGCTGCACCTGTTCCGCGAGACCGCCCAGCACGCCGGTCACGCCGACCTCATCCGCGAGTCCCTGGACGGCGCGAACACCACGGCCCAGCTGGGCGCCGACGAATGA
- a CDS encoding Lrp/AsnC ligand binding domain-containing protein: MIKAIVLIQSDAASIPEAAQTIADFEGVLEVYSCAGDVDLIAVVQVARHEDLAELVPGRIGKVAGVLNTDTHIAFRSYSKADTEAAFNIGVD; the protein is encoded by the coding sequence GTGATCAAGGCCATCGTGCTGATCCAGTCCGACGCCGCCAGCATCCCGGAGGCGGCGCAGACCATCGCCGACTTCGAGGGGGTGCTGGAGGTCTACTCCTGCGCCGGTGACGTGGACCTGATCGCGGTGGTCCAGGTGGCCAGGCACGAGGATCTGGCCGAGCTGGTGCCGGGGCGGATCGGCAAGGTGGCCGGGGTGCTCAACACCGACACGCACATCGCGTTCCGCTCCTACTCCAAGGCCGACACCGAGGCCGCGTTCAACATCGGCGTCGACTGA
- a CDS encoding DUF6247 family protein yields MDVAKTGPEVWGALDGEARASFEEEFRAALTRAAEDFDLAAAEAVVLRWWPVAVVTANPDPRVDEAIRRFRESGEDFSTLRPAPVLDDEARR; encoded by the coding sequence GTGGACGTGGCGAAGACCGGACCTGAGGTCTGGGGCGCGCTGGACGGGGAGGCGCGGGCGAGCTTCGAGGAGGAGTTCCGCGCGGCGCTGACAAGGGCGGCTGAGGACTTCGACCTGGCCGCGGCGGAGGCGGTGGTGCTGCGGTGGTGGCCGGTCGCGGTGGTGACGGCCAACCCGGATCCGCGGGTGGACGAGGCGATCCGGCGGTTCCGGGAGAGCGGGGAGGACTTCTCCACGCTGCGCCCCGCGCCGGTGCTGGACGACGAGGCCCGGCGATGA
- a CDS encoding DEDD exonuclease domain-containing protein, whose protein sequence is MSQHSPRATPLQLSFEQLGTPLHEVTFVVLDLETTGGRPGSDMITEFGAVKVRGGQVLGEFGTLVDPERGIPPEVVALTGITELMVRQAPKLAQVLPAFLEFATGDPGTVLVAHNAPFDIGFLKAAAAQLDYEWPKPQVLCTVRLARRVLSREEAPSCRLSALAALFGASVTPNHRALDDAKATVDVLHALLERLGPLGVHSLEELLGYLPEVTPAQRGKRGLATGLPERPGVYLFRGPREEVLYVGTATNLRRRVGQYFTAGETRSRIRDMVAFAERVDHVECAHPLEAAVRELRLLAAHRPRYNRRSTQPHRAWWITLTEEAFPRLSVVTNPREGALGPFGSRGQATLAVEAIHEAIPLRQCNQRIPARNPQGRPCILAELHRCAAPCAGHQSTDDYAPAVAAMRALVAGHDDEPVRLLLDQLGAYATTERFEQAGLHRDRIVGLLKGLDRGQRLTALAAIPELIAARPDGAGGWQFAIVRHGRLAAAGGARRGVAPMPVVEQLVLAAETVIPGLGPLRGAPAEEVRVILRWLEQPGTRLVRAAEPWRSPARSAARWREWLERAEAGRHGYAGAD, encoded by the coding sequence ATGAGCCAGCACAGCCCCAGGGCCACCCCACTGCAGCTGTCCTTCGAGCAGCTCGGCACCCCGCTGCACGAGGTGACCTTCGTCGTGCTGGACCTGGAGACCACCGGCGGGCGGCCGGGTTCGGACATGATCACCGAGTTCGGCGCGGTGAAGGTGCGCGGCGGCCAGGTGCTCGGCGAGTTCGGCACCCTGGTCGACCCGGAGCGCGGCATCCCGCCGGAGGTGGTCGCGCTGACCGGCATCACCGAGCTGATGGTGCGCCAGGCGCCCAAGCTGGCCCAGGTGCTGCCCGCGTTCCTGGAGTTCGCCACCGGGGACCCGGGAACCGTGCTGGTGGCGCACAACGCGCCCTTCGACATCGGCTTCCTCAAGGCCGCCGCGGCCCAGCTGGACTACGAGTGGCCGAAGCCGCAGGTGCTGTGCACGGTCCGGCTGGCCCGCCGGGTGCTCTCCCGCGAGGAGGCCCCCAGCTGCCGCCTGTCCGCGCTGGCCGCCCTCTTCGGCGCCAGCGTCACCCCGAACCACCGGGCCCTCGACGACGCCAAGGCCACCGTGGACGTGCTGCACGCGCTGCTGGAGCGCCTCGGGCCGCTGGGTGTGCACTCGCTGGAGGAGCTGCTCGGCTACCTGCCCGAGGTCACCCCGGCCCAGCGCGGCAAACGCGGCCTGGCCACCGGACTGCCGGAGCGGCCGGGCGTGTACCTCTTCCGCGGCCCGCGCGAGGAGGTGCTCTACGTGGGCACCGCGACCAACCTGCGCCGCCGGGTCGGCCAGTACTTCACCGCGGGCGAGACCCGCTCCCGCATCCGGGACATGGTCGCCTTCGCCGAACGCGTCGACCACGTCGAGTGCGCGCACCCGCTGGAGGCCGCGGTCCGCGAGCTGCGTCTGCTGGCCGCGCACCGCCCCCGGTACAACCGCCGCTCCACCCAGCCGCACCGCGCCTGGTGGATCACCCTGACCGAGGAGGCCTTCCCCCGCCTGTCCGTGGTGACCAACCCCCGCGAGGGCGCGCTGGGCCCCTTCGGCAGCCGCGGCCAGGCCACCCTGGCGGTGGAGGCCATCCACGAGGCCATCCCGCTGCGCCAGTGCAACCAGCGCATCCCGGCCCGCAACCCGCAGGGCCGCCCCTGCATCCTGGCCGAGCTGCACCGCTGCGCCGCCCCCTGCGCCGGCCACCAGTCCACCGACGACTACGCCCCCGCCGTCGCCGCCATGCGGGCACTGGTGGCCGGCCACGACGACGAACCCGTCCGCCTGCTCCTGGACCAGCTCGGCGCCTACGCCACCACCGAACGCTTCGAGCAGGCAGGCCTGCACCGCGACCGGATCGTCGGCCTGCTCAAGGGCCTGGACCGCGGCCAGCGCCTGACCGCACTGGCCGCCATCCCCGAGCTCATCGCCGCCCGCCCCGACGGCGCAGGCGGCTGGCAGTTCGCCATCGTCCGCCACGGCCGCCTCGCCGCCGCCGGCGGCGCCCGCCGCGGCGTGGCCCCGATGCCGGTGGTGGAACAGCTGGTGCTGGCCGCGGAGACGGTGATCCCCGGCCTCGGCCCACTGCGCGGGGCACCGGCGGAGGAGGTGCGGGTGATCCTGCGGTGGCTCGAGCAGCCGGGGACGCGGCTGGTGCGCGCGGCGGAGCCGTGGCGCTCGCCCGCGCGGTCGGCGGCGCGGTGGCGGGAGTGGCTGGAGCGGGCGGAGGCGGGGCGGCACGGGTACGCGGGGGCGGACTAG